From the Caldalkalibacillus uzonensis genome, one window contains:
- a CDS encoding CaiB/BaiF CoA transferase family protein, translating into MRGALSGVRVLDLSRVLAGPFSTMILGDLGAEVIKVEAPGGSDDTRAWGPPFKAGESAYYLCTNRNKKALTLNLKTEEGKAVLKQLVRQSDVLIHNFKHGTMEKWQLGYEDLKKLNPRLIYCSITGFGRAGPYKALAGYDYIIQAMSGLMSITGSEESGPLKVGVAITDVMTGLYAVIGITAALYEREQSGEGQSLDLALFDAAISALVNVASNYLISGQLPKLLGNHHPNIVPYQTFPTKDGEMVLAVGNDRQFKKLCRLIDKEEWADDQRFATNDQRVEHRYELADLLSAVFKLKTSAEWQDLFNQHGIPCGPINNMAEVFNDPQVAARQMVVPIEHPTAGEIRVVGSPLKLSRTPVQFRYPPPLVGEHTEEVLRELGMDAKGIEALKEKGIL; encoded by the coding sequence ATGAGAGGTGCATTAAGCGGTGTGCGTGTGCTGGATTTAAGCCGGGTATTGGCTGGTCCGTTCAGCACCATGATATTAGGTGATTTGGGAGCGGAAGTGATTAAAGTGGAAGCACCCGGCGGAAGCGATGATACCCGTGCCTGGGGTCCCCCATTTAAAGCTGGGGAGAGTGCTTACTACCTGTGTACCAACCGCAACAAAAAGGCGCTGACCCTTAATCTGAAAACAGAAGAGGGGAAGGCTGTCTTGAAACAACTGGTCCGGCAAAGTGATGTCCTTATTCATAACTTCAAGCATGGCACCATGGAAAAATGGCAATTGGGCTATGAGGATTTGAAAAAACTGAACCCCCGCCTTATCTACTGCTCGATCACAGGATTTGGCAGAGCGGGGCCATATAAAGCATTGGCCGGCTATGATTACATTATCCAGGCTATGAGCGGACTGATGAGCATCACAGGCAGTGAGGAATCGGGACCACTGAAAGTGGGAGTGGCCATTACGGACGTTATGACCGGATTGTATGCGGTGATCGGCATCACGGCTGCCCTGTACGAAAGGGAACAGTCCGGAGAAGGGCAAAGTCTTGATCTGGCCCTGTTTGACGCTGCCATCAGTGCCCTGGTCAACGTAGCCAGCAACTATTTAATTTCCGGCCAGTTGCCTAAGTTACTGGGCAATCATCATCCCAATATAGTGCCTTACCAAACTTTCCCCACCAAAGATGGGGAGATGGTGTTGGCCGTGGGCAATGACAGGCAATTTAAGAAACTGTGCAGGCTGATTGATAAAGAAGAATGGGCTGATGATCAACGTTTTGCTACTAACGATCAGCGGGTGGAGCACCGCTATGAGCTTGCGGATCTTCTCTCTGCAGTGTTTAAACTGAAAACGTCAGCCGAATGGCAAGATCTATTCAATCAGCATGGCATTCCCTGCGGACCGATCAACAACATGGCTGAAGTGTTTAATGATCCTCAGGTGGCGGCGCGTCAGATGGTCGTTCCCATAGAACATCCGACTGCCGGTGAGATACGTGTGGTAGGCAGTCCGTTAAAGCTGTCCCGCACCCCGGTTCAGTTTCGTTATCCGCCGCCGCTGGTGGGCGAACATACGGAGGAAGTATTGAGAGAACTGGGGATGGATGCCAAAGGGATTGAAGCCTTAAAAGAAAAAGGCATTTTATAA
- a CDS encoding MerR family transcriptional regulator yields MGKALKTKEVAKRLGVSSRTIQRWVRNFNLPYQTNARGHYTFEEQHIKLLQQIRDQLHAGVPLEKVAPTEKSNEGGAGSNLSVTDPTSPKQDTEPNQTAATSLYDSSVKQALTKVEAQLENLEKSISTKADEVVYEQMIIHRRELDRLTATVSQLEYKLDELEHKITELKALLQVKEEHQPKKRFSFFSFARQA; encoded by the coding sequence ATGGGCAAAGCTTTGAAAACGAAAGAAGTGGCCAAAAGGTTAGGTGTCAGCTCCCGTACAATCCAACGCTGGGTACGCAACTTCAATCTGCCTTATCAAACCAATGCACGGGGACATTACACTTTTGAAGAACAGCATATTAAACTACTGCAACAGATCAGGGATCAACTGCATGCCGGGGTGCCTCTGGAAAAAGTAGCACCTACAGAAAAATCAAATGAAGGCGGGGCAGGAAGCAACCTGTCAGTCACTGACCCCACCTCGCCCAAACAGGACACAGAACCAAACCAAACCGCTGCAACTTCTCTCTATGATTCCTCTGTGAAACAGGCTCTAACCAAAGTTGAAGCTCAGCTTGAAAACTTGGAAAAAAGTATTTCCACTAAAGCTGACGAAGTCGTTTATGAGCAAATGATCATCCACCGCCGGGAACTGGACCGCCTGACAGCTACCGTTTCTCAGTTGGAATACAAACTGGATGAACTTGAACACAAGATCACAGAACTTAAAGCCTTATTGCAAGTCAAGGAGGAACATCAACCTAAAAAAAGATTTTCTTTCTTTTCTTTTGCCAGACAGGCTTAA
- a CDS encoding acyl-CoA dehydrogenase family protein: protein MNFAFTEEQDMLRKMVRQFVDKEIMPYIKEWDEQGKFDPNILKRLGELNLMGVCIPEKYGGSGMDYNSLAIVCEELERGDTAFRTAVSVHTALNSMTLLQWGNEEQKQKYLVPQAKGEKIGAFGLTEPNAGSDVKAMNSTAVKEGDYYILNGQKTWISLCDMADHFIVFAYTDKSKGHKGISAFIVERTMPGFSSKAIKGKLGIRAGNTGEIFFDNIKVPKENLLGEEGEGFKIAMSALDNGRFSVAAGACGLIMACLEASVQYCHERKTFGKEIGQHQLVKQMIANMEAKLQMARLLVYKAGWLKNQGIRNTRETSLAKWKACDFAFEAANDAVQIHGAYGYSNEYPVERHLRNAKAPVIYEGTREIHTLMQADYVLGYRQDKPLRKMLPAWPFEEEKDLVEH from the coding sequence ATGAATTTTGCTTTTACTGAAGAACAAGACATGTTGCGCAAAATGGTCCGCCAGTTTGTGGACAAGGAAATTATGCCTTACATCAAAGAGTGGGATGAGCAAGGAAAGTTTGATCCCAACATTTTAAAGCGGTTGGGTGAGCTGAATCTGATGGGAGTCTGCATTCCGGAAAAATACGGTGGAAGCGGCATGGATTACAATTCGCTTGCTATTGTATGTGAAGAGCTTGAGCGCGGGGATACCGCCTTCCGCACGGCCGTGTCAGTGCATACGGCTTTGAACAGCATGACCTTGTTACAATGGGGAAATGAAGAACAAAAACAGAAATATCTTGTGCCGCAGGCCAAAGGAGAAAAAATTGGAGCTTTCGGCTTAACTGAACCCAACGCCGGTTCTGACGTGAAGGCCATGAACTCTACAGCGGTAAAAGAAGGAGACTATTACATTCTCAATGGCCAAAAAACATGGATTTCCTTGTGTGATATGGCCGATCATTTTATCGTTTTTGCCTACACAGACAAAAGCAAAGGTCATAAGGGAATCTCAGCCTTTATTGTGGAGCGGACCATGCCCGGCTTCTCCTCCAAAGCGATTAAAGGCAAGCTGGGTATTCGTGCCGGTAACACAGGGGAGATCTTTTTTGACAACATCAAAGTACCCAAGGAGAATTTGTTGGGCGAAGAAGGAGAAGGATTTAAAATCGCCATGTCTGCTCTGGATAACGGACGGTTCTCCGTGGCAGCTGGGGCCTGCGGCTTGATCATGGCTTGCCTGGAAGCCAGCGTACAATATTGCCATGAACGCAAAACGTTTGGGAAAGAGATTGGCCAGCATCAACTTGTTAAGCAGATGATTGCCAATATGGAAGCCAAACTACAAATGGCCAGGTTGCTGGTGTATAAAGCCGGCTGGCTTAAAAACCAAGGTATCCGCAACACCCGTGAAACATCCCTGGCCAAGTGGAAAGCGTGTGATTTTGCTTTCGAAGCGGCCAACGATGCGGTGCAGATTCATGGGGCTTACGGTTATTCCAACGAATATCCGGTGGAGCGGCACTTGCGCAATGCCAAAGCACCGGTCATCTATGAAGGAACACGGGAAATCCATACTTTGATGCAAGCCGACTATGTGTTGGGCTACCGTCAGGACAAACCGCTCAGAAAAATGTTGCCCGCCTGGCCGTTTGAAGAAGAAAAAGATTTGGTGGAGCATTAA
- a CDS encoding saccharopine dehydrogenase family protein, whose product MKVAVLGAGLMGREVARDLVQSPNVACVVLADVNPAKAQNACQQIDSPKLTSAHVDASQHQQLVQFLYKYDVAVNALFYTFNEKVAKAAIESDTHLCDLGGHIGEETNKVLQLHDLAHKAGVTLIPDLGVAPGMTNILAGYGVSKLDEASAIHLRVGGLPLRPEPPLGYNLVFSLEGVFDHYTDPSLVIRHGTTYQVPSLSEVETIYFERFGPLEAFHTAGGTSTLSRSFPHLKELDYKTIRYPGHAEKMKLLVDLNLTKRDYVVTVNGVQIKPRDVLREVLTPIVTLGDKDDVVLLRVQVKGLKAGRQATYQYEMITYNDRNLNVTAMAKCTAYTVSVVAQMIGVNAICKRGVFPPEVIVPGDLYIKEMEKRGVHIFESCLTQ is encoded by the coding sequence ATGAAGGTCGCTGTGTTAGGTGCCGGGTTAATGGGCAGGGAAGTAGCCAGGGATCTGGTTCAGAGCCCAAATGTCGCCTGTGTTGTACTGGCGGATGTCAATCCAGCAAAGGCACAAAATGCATGTCAACAAATTGATTCACCCAAGCTTACCTCCGCTCATGTTGATGCTTCCCAACATCAACAATTGGTTCAGTTTCTCTATAAATATGATGTGGCGGTAAATGCGCTGTTTTATACATTTAATGAAAAGGTAGCCAAAGCGGCCATCGAGTCAGACACACACCTCTGCGATCTGGGCGGTCATATTGGTGAGGAAACGAATAAGGTGCTGCAGTTACATGACCTGGCTCACAAAGCGGGGGTCACTCTGATCCCAGATCTTGGCGTAGCACCGGGTATGACCAATATCCTGGCGGGATATGGGGTCAGCAAACTGGATGAAGCCTCTGCCATTCACCTGCGAGTGGGTGGGCTTCCACTTCGTCCCGAGCCTCCATTGGGCTACAATCTGGTTTTTTCATTGGAAGGTGTATTTGATCACTATACTGACCCTTCTCTTGTGATCCGTCATGGCACCACTTATCAGGTTCCCTCTTTATCTGAGGTAGAAACAATCTACTTTGAGCGCTTCGGCCCTCTGGAAGCATTCCATACGGCCGGCGGAACCTCAACCCTTTCCCGTTCATTTCCTCACCTGAAAGAGTTGGACTACAAAACAATTCGTTATCCAGGACATGCAGAAAAAATGAAGCTCCTGGTGGATTTAAATCTGACCAAACGAGATTATGTTGTGACGGTGAACGGTGTACAGATAAAACCCCGTGATGTTCTGCGCGAAGTGCTTACCCCAATTGTCACACTGGGAGACAAAGATGATGTGGTCCTGTTAAGAGTGCAAGTCAAAGGACTTAAAGCAGGCCGCCAAGCCACTTACCAATACGAGATGATCACCTATAACGACCGGAATTTGAATGTAACAGCCATGGCTAAATGTACCGCTTATACTGTGTCAGTGGTTGCTCAAATGATTGGGGTTAATGCCATCTGTAAACGGGGCGTCTTCCCTCCGGAAGTCATTGTCCCTGGCGACCTGTATATTAAAGAAATGGAGAAGCGCGGTGTACACATTTTCGAATCATGTCTAACGCAATAG
- a CDS encoding DUF3870 domain-containing protein translates to MAKIILLAGHAKLPQGMAAKSVYETLTITAEIEEKYGVIVDASCTLATEHAQEYLGRLLRGCSLQDGVEELVTRIQTYYHGKAQQALIAAVKDLHRQYLHYRERI, encoded by the coding sequence ATGGCCAAAATTATTCTATTAGCTGGACACGCCAAGCTGCCCCAAGGGATGGCAGCGAAGAGCGTGTATGAAACATTGACCATCACAGCGGAGATTGAGGAAAAATACGGTGTCATTGTCGATGCGTCTTGCACTTTAGCTACGGAACATGCCCAAGAATATTTGGGACGGCTGTTGCGCGGGTGTAGTCTGCAAGACGGTGTGGAGGAGTTGGTAACGAGAATACAGACCTATTACCACGGCAAAGCACAGCAAGCTCTCATCGCAGCGGTGAAGGACTTGCACCGTCAGTATCTTCACTATCGGGAGCGGATCTGA